A window from Centropristis striata isolate RG_2023a ecotype Rhode Island chromosome 4, C.striata_1.0, whole genome shotgun sequence encodes these proteins:
- the wdr74 gene encoding WD repeat-containing protein 74 gives MGDTSRLCSVWLGSETGILKGVSLSRKQAFNFCNTSHLSRDQEVRALCWGDPAESELLLGSVDGTVKTFSIEKGAFTESRRCGEPAEGCFTGLAALSSSALVTCVECGTLRVWAEDRSEPVTELNAGKNVCRMRQNPAHPHKVATGGKENGLKIWDLQKPEEPVFNAKNLRDDWLDLRRPHWVRDMAFIPDSDKVVTCTGYHQVHVFDPSSPQRRPVLEVAYGEHPLTALSLTAGGDTVVVGNTHGQIALLDLRKGVVRGVLKGLSGGVRALQCHPSQPVVASCGLDRFLRIHSLEERNVEHKVYLKSRLNCLLLSSKDLGDKCGETGEGGAPEVKEEDDGDDEVWENMERVEETAQKRKTAEEGGEETLKKKKSKKKKKV, from the exons ATGGGGGACACGAGCCGGCTGTGCTCCGTGTGGCTGGGCTCGGAGACCGGGATCCTGAAGGGGGTCAGTCTGTCCCGGAAACAGGCTTTCAATTTCTGCAACACGAGCCACCTGAGCCGGGACCAGGAGGTCCGGGCCCTGTGCTGGGGGGACCCGGCGGAGAGCGAACTGCTGCTGGGCTCCGTGGACGGGACCGTGAAGACCTTCAGCATCGAGAAGGGGGCCTTCACCGAGTCGCGGCGCTGCGGGGAGCCGGCGGAGGGCTGCTTCACCGGGCTGGCCGCGCTCAGCAGCTCCGCGCTGGTCACCTGCGTGGAGTGCGGGACGCTGCGGGTGTGGGCGGAGGACCGCAGCGAGCCCGTGACGGAGCTGAATGCGGGGAAGAACGTGTGCAGGATGCGGCAGAATCCGGCGCACCCGCACAAAGTAGCGACCGGAGGGAAGGAGAACGGGCTGAAGATCTGGGACCTGCAGAAACCTGAAGAGCCGGTGTTCAACGCGAAGAACCTGCGGGACGACTGGCTGGATCTACGGCGGCCGCACTGGGTCAGAGACATGGCCTTCATCCCGGACTCTGACAAAGTGGTCACGTGCACAGGTTACCATCAG GTCCACGTGTTCGACCCCTCCTCCCCTCAGCGGCGTCCCGTCCTGGAGGTGGCGTACGGCGAGCACCCGCTCACCGCTCTGTCCCTGACCGCCGGCGGTGACACGGTGGTGGTGGGGAACACCCACGGACAGATCGCCCTGCTGGACCTGAGGAAGGGGGTGGTCCGTGGTGTTCTGAAGGGGCTGTCTGGGGGGGTGCGGGCGCTGCAGTGCCACCCCTCCCAGCCTGTGGTGGCGTCCTGCGGCCTGGACCGCTTCCTCCGCATCCACAGCCTGGAGGAGCGCAACGTGGAGCACAAAGTCTACCTCAAGTCCCGACTCAACTGCCTCCTGCTCTCCAGCAAAGACCTGGGGGACAAATGTGGGGAGACGGGGGAGGGAGGGGCTCCGGAGGTGAAAGAGGAAGATGATGGTGACGACGAGGTGTGGGAGAACATGGAGCGCGTGGAGGAGACGGcacagaagagaaaaacagccgaggaaggaggagaagagacgctgaagaagaagaagagcaagaagaagaaaaaagtctga